A single Bufo bufo chromosome 6, aBufBuf1.1, whole genome shotgun sequence DNA region contains:
- the CALHM3 gene encoding calcium homeostasis modulator protein 3: MDRFKMVLQYFQSNSESVMNGICGLLALASVKIYSSLDFNCPCLPRYNMIYGMGIMFVPPVALFLCGLIVNRQSVIMMEEWMRPAGRRKKDLAIVKYLCTSVFTRAMVAPVVWILTTLLDGKCFVCAFSGSVDPDKFPGFANNTSSELQILLYKVSCKDDVMIRNNTSRKAVSRYLKCWSQALGWSILLCLIILAFLARTLKPCFDQTSFLQTRYWSNYIDIEQKIFDETCCEHARDFAHKCILHFFQSMHDEMKTAHMIKKTEEEEEDNLRGITDHEQVNKLLKSWYQSRPPLSLNLPTHRQHVKGKSNGYLDGNNGKQTDV; the protein is encoded by the exons ATGGATCGGTTCAAGATGGTATTACAGTACTTCCAATCCAACTCCGAGTCAGTCATGAATGGGATTTGTGGACTTTTAGCTTTGGCCAGTGTTAAAATCTACAGTTCTCTAGATTTTAATTGCCCATGCCTTCCCAGATACAACATGATATATGGCATGGGGATTATGTTTGTGCCTCCCGTTGCCCTTTTTCTTTGTGGTCTTATAGTGAACAGACAATCGGTAATCATGATGGAAGAGTGGATGAGACCGGCTGGCAGAAGAAAGAAAGACCTGGCAATTGTGAA ATATTTGTGTACCTCAGTCTTCACACGCGCCATGGTTGCTCCGGTGGTCTGGATTCTGACTACACTCTTGGATGGAAAATGTTTCGTCTGTGCGTTTAGTGGTTCTGTGGACCCAGACAAATTCCCAGGCTTTGCAAATAACACTTCATCAGAATTGCAAATCTTGCTCTATAAGGTATCCTGTAAGGATGACGTCATGATCAGGAACAACACTTCCAGAAAAGCTGTTTCAAGATACTTAAAATGCTGGTCACAG GCTTTAGGATGGAGTATCCTCTTGTGCCTTATTATCTTGGCATTCCTTGCCCGAACCCTCAAGCCCTGCTTTGATCAAACATCTTTTCTACAAactcgctattggagtaactacatTGACATTGAGCAGAAGATCTTTGATGAGACTTGCTGTGAACACGCAAGAGACTTTGCCCACAAATGCATTCTCCATTTCTTCCAAAGCATGCACGATGAGATGAAGACCGCTCACATGATAAAAAagactgaggaggaggaggaggacaatctTCGTGGAATCACTGACCATGAGCAAGTGAACAAACTCTTGAAGTCTTGGTATCAAAGTAGACCTCCATTGTCTTTAAATCTCCCTACACATCGACAACATGTAAAAGGAAAAAGCAATGGCTATTTGGATGGCAATAATGGCAAACAAACAGATGTATAA